A window of the Labrus mixtus chromosome 8, fLabMix1.1, whole genome shotgun sequence genome harbors these coding sequences:
- the rab12 gene encoding ras-related protein Rab-12 encodes MDPRYDIPRRAAGGGGGSANSSPALGAQSRRRKMPPRPADFKLQIIIIGSRGVGKTSLMERYTDDTFCEACKSTVGVDFKIKTVELRGKKIRLQIWDTAGQERFNSITSAYYRSAKGIVLVYDITKQETFDDLPKWMKMIDKYASEEAELLLVGNKLDCETDRIISKQQGERFASRISGMRFCEASAKDNFNVDEIFLKLVDDILSKMPLEVSNKELSNSVLSLQPEPEVPPELPPPRMRCC; translated from the exons ATGGATCCGAGGTATGACATACCGCGGAGGGCCGCCGGAGGTGGCGGGGGCTCCGCGAACTCGTCCCCCGCTCTAGGGGCTCAGTCGCGCCGCAGGAAGATGCCTCCCAGGCCCGCTGACTTTAAACTTCAAATTATCATAATTGGCTCCCGCGGTGTTGGTAAAACCAGCCTCATGGAGAGATATACCGACGACACTTTCTGCGAAGCTTGCAAGTCGACCGTAG GAGTTGACTTCAAGATCAAGACAGTGGAGCTGAGAGGGAAGAAGATCAGACTACAGATATG GGACACGGCTGGCCAGGAGAGGTTCAACAGCATTACATCAGCCTACTACAGAAGTGCAAAGGGAATAGTGCTGgtgtatgacatcacaaagcaGGAGACCTTTGATGACCTGCCCAAATGGATGAAAATGATAGataag TACGCCTCAGAGGAAGCAGAGCTTCTGCTGGTCGGAAACAAACTGGACTGTGAGACTGATCGGATCATCTCCAAACAACAAGGAGAGAGG TTTGCCTCCAGAATAAGTGGAATGCGTTTCTGCGAAGCTAGTGCCAAGGATAATTTCAATGTCGATGAGATCTTCCTGAAGCTTGTGGACGACATCCTTAGCAAG ATGCCTCTGGAAGTTTCCAACAAGGAGCTTTCCAACAGCGTCCTGTCTCTGCAGCCTGAACCGGAAGTGCCTCCGGAGTTGCCGCCTCCTCGCATGCGCTGTTGCTGA